In the Arachis ipaensis cultivar K30076 chromosome B10, Araip1.1, whole genome shotgun sequence genome, one interval contains:
- the LOC107623639 gene encoding UDP-arabinopyranose mutase 1, protein MANLGPANTAGTAVTPTPLLKDELDIVIPTIRNLDFLEMWRPFFQPYHLIIVQDGDPTKTIKVPPGFDYELYNRNDINKILGPRASCISFKDSACRCFGYMVSKKKYIYTIDDDCFVANDPSGKAINALEQHIKNLLCPSTPFFFNTLYEPYREGADFVRGYPFSLREGVPTAVSHGLWLNIPDYDAPTQLVKPLERNTRYVDAILTIPKGTLFPMCGMNLAFDRDLIGPAMYFGLMGDGQPIGRYDDMWAGWCCKVITDHLGLGIKTGLPYIYHSKASNPFVNLRKEYKGIFWQEDIIPFFQNVVLPKECTTVQKCYIELSKQVKEKLSKVDPYFDKLADAMVTWIEAWDELNPQKPTTAKA, encoded by the exons atggCTAATCTAGGCCCCGCCAACACGGCCGGCACCGCCGTGACGCCGACGCCTTTGCTGAAGGACGAGCTTGACATTGTGATCCCAACAATAAGAAacctggattttctggagatgtGGAGGCCGTTTTTCCAGCCATATCATCTCATCATTGTTCAGGACGGTGATCCAACCAAGACCATCAAGGTTCCTCCGGGCTTCGATTACGAGCTCTATAACCGTAACGACATTAACAAGATTCTTGGACCCAGGGCCTCTTGTATCTCCTTCAAGGACTCCGCTTGCCGCTGCTTCGGTTACATGGTTTCCAAGAAGAAGTACATCTATACCATTGATGATGATTGTTTC GTTGCAAATGATCCATCTGGAAAGGCGATCAATGCACTTGAGCAGCACATAAAGAACCTTCTGTGTCCATCAACACCTTTCTTCTTCAACACGCTCTATGAGCCTTACAGAGAAGGTGCAGATTTCGTGCGCGGCTACCCTTTCAGTCTTCGCGAAGGTGTACCCACTGCTGTCTCTCATGGTCTCTGGCTCAACATCCCGGATTATGACGCTCCTACACAGCTTGTCAAGCCTCTCGAGAGGAACACCAG GTATGTTGATGCTATTTTGACGATTCCGAAAGGAACATTGTTCCCAATGTGCGGAATGAACTTGGCCTTCGACCGCGATCTCATTGGACCGGCAATGTACTTCGGTTTGATGGGTGATGGCCAGCCCATCGGACGCTACGACGACATGTGGGCTGGCTGGTGCTGCAAG GTGATCACGGACCACTTGGGGCTGGGAATCAAGACTGGACTTCCGTACATCTACCACAGCAAGGCAAGCAACCCATTTGTGAATCTGAGGAAAGAGTACAAAGGAATATTCTGGCAGGAAGATATCATCCCGTTCTTCCAGAACGTTGTTCTCCCAAAAGAATGCACAACTGTTCAGAAATGCTACATTGAACTCTCCAAGCAAGTCAAAGAGAAGCTCTCAAAGGTTGACCCTTACTTTGACAAGCTTGCAGATGCAATGGTTACATGGATTGAAGCTTGGGATGAACTTAACCCTCAAAAGCCAACCACTGCCAAAGCATAG